The DNA segment CAAAAAACATGCAAAGATGTTGATTTCACTCGCCTGGAGGACGTCGACCAACTTTTCCCTGTCTGAATCACTGGCTGGAGGTGTCTCAAAGATAGAAGAAGAGGGCCACCCATTCTCACCGAAGTACCTGCGATCCCGATCCCCACCCAAATTTAGGTTATCAATTTACCATCAAGAAACAAAACTAGACGAAGAGGCAACGGAAATAAATTGACGAGAAGAGGAGTAAGTGCGAGGACCATCTCATCTTGGGCTTGCCACCGCCGATGAGATTCTGGAGCTCGTCGTAGAACTCGGAACCCCAGTGAAGAGGCTGGGAGGAGGACGGGGGGCAACGGACGGCGAAGTGTTCGAAGGCATCGTTGTAGGCCTGGCGGTGGAGGTGCTCCGATTCGAGGATGACGCCGTCGCAGTCAAAGATGAGGGCTTGGagtggggagggggaggaggaggcggcgacgGCCAACGGACGAGGGGAGCGAAGACGGGGGCTATGGGGTAGGCGAAGAGGCGAAAGGGCGAGGCGGTGAGGAGACGGGAGACGACGAGAGAGTGGGGAAGGGGAGGGGATAAGAAGGGAAGCGGAGGCCATGCCGTCGCTACCGATGCTTCTATCCGATGCGGTTTCGTCCTCTTATTTGAAACGAGAGGCAAAAGGAGAAGGAACCAACGACCAACGGCAACGGAGGAAAGGGGCACAGATCGGAGATGAGGCGTTCGTGGCGTTAAATCGACGGCCCAACTCGAACCCAACCGCTACTCGCCTTTGGATGTGTGACATACACACATATGTACATGTACAAGTATATATATACTAAATACGTTATGTATTTAGTATATATTTGTGtacatacatatgtgtatatatacatcgcATTCGTCTCGGTCGCCATGATGTTTGGTCCGAAGGTAGTGTTCGAGTCTAACTCAACCTAATTCTCTAGCGGGTTAGATTGGATCCACatcaaacatttcttttcttgCTATTGTTGTTTGATCCGAAAAGTTCGACACCAAATCAAACGTTCAGTTCAGTCAATCCTATGTGATGGAATCAGCTTGATTCATATGATCAGCATCTCGGACAACCAAAATCAACCAACCCTGTTGATTCATAAACATCTCGGACAATCAAAATCTTAAAAGCGTTACGCCAAAAAAGCTTTGATAAtattttagacaaacaaatattgtAATCAGGATCCTCATGCACTAACATTATGATGTGGGAAGATACCCACAAAACAGATCGGTATCAGAACTTAAGACAGGAGGTGCAAACAACACTCCTCCGAGTTGCTTGGATTTAACCATGAGAAAACTTCTGCTGAATGATGTATTGTGCTTCCTCGACTAATGACTTCACCACTTCACCAGCAGGCAGGATTTCCTTGATGAGACCAACACCTTCACCAGCATACATGGCCATGCAATCAACATTACCCGTTGTTGTCGGATTTGGAACAGTACCAGCGAACCGACGTATCTCCTTTGGCTGAGAAAGAAAGATTATTTAGCTTTGAAGTACCATTTTCCGGTGCTCGTTAGTATTTGCTATCAGAGTGTAAGATCGAGACTCTCATAAGCACATAATTTCACAGCTATGTATAAAGCCAGAACAAATATGAATATTGGAAAGGTGATCTGAAGAACATGTAATCCAACTGTTCCAAAGGAACTGCCGCAtgtgcagaaaaaaaaaatcatatattgatCTCTATAGTACTCGATTGAAGGCAAATTGTTGAAAACATAAAATTCTATGTATCATGCAAAAGCATATAGTAAAAGCAAAgtaaatataaatccacaagatgTAGTGTCCGAAAGCTAAAGAATAAATGTTTCCTAGCTAGCAACTATCGCATGTGCTCATTATATCCTGGTGGGCCATGATTTTGAAGAATCATTTTGTCACACAGCATTCACATAAAACATCGCATATTAAATGCCATATATGAATAGAAGATACAAGCCAATGGATGGATCTCTATTTATCACCCAAGAAGAAAGTTCATCAGGAATTCTGATAGAGAGCCATGTAAGTTTCAGCATTTATACTTGAGATTCTACGAGTTGATCTACAATGAGAAAGTGACTCACCACACCATGAATTGTTGAGAGACCAATGACAGGTTGATTTTCCTCATTTTCGTGTTCTGGTAGATGCCTCCATTCATTGAAAAAAGGTGTTTGTAGCACACGTTGTGGTGCACCGGGCCATCTTGAACGGCCAAATATATTTGTAAACTCTGTTTTGTCAGATTCAATCAGCTTTTGCTTATAATGAGGGtgtgcaaagctttcaagagtagcAAGAAACCTATTATTGTTAAACATGTGAGCATAAGGAGATGAAGGAATGTAAAATCAAATGCTTGGAGATATAGAACATCAAGTAGATTGCAGACCTAGTTCCAAGGCAGACACCTCGAGCACCAAGAACCAGTGCAGCTACATAACCACGTGCATCTACAATGCCACCTGCAGCAATGACTGGAATATCACAATCTGACACCAAGTCCACTACTCTCGGCAATAAAGAGATCAATCCATCCTGCATAAAGAACAAAAATTAAGATCAACTACATAGTTTCTATTTTCAAACACGGGAGAACATATTTATAAGTATGCGATGTTTTGATATGGTTCTTGTGTCTAAAAACCCCATCCTTGATGGCAAATATAAAGCTGAGCATAGTCATGGAAATGAAACATAGACACAAGATGATACAGACATGTCGACATGGCTAATCTTCATAATATAGGACACCAAATGGCATAGGCACAACAATTAGAAAATTCTCAGCTTGCATATATTGCAAATATAATAAGAAACCTAAAAGATAGTCATGAAATGCCTTAAATCCATATGCAAAACACTAAGGAGATATTCAGCCATAGAAAGTTCAATATTAAATTACAAACATGATATCCATAGTCAACATATCTAGAAGCCTTATTTGGATGGTATGTGTTCTACAGTTATCAATTATGCCATATAGAAATATTAACAGATGTAGATGATGcagatatttttgatattttttaggtATTGGACATGTGTCCAGAAGTTTCTTCCATGTAAACTAAATAGACCTGGCAGATCTTTTGAAATATCTCTGCTTTATAACTATAAACTAAGAATACTACAATGAAATCACTTAACTGATTGTAAAAGGAGCATAAATCTAGTATTTGGAGTTAGCAAAACATGACTAATAATACCAATACCTGACCAAGTACATGTCCACCTGCTTCATGACCTTGAACAACAATTGCATCCACACCAGCACACTTGGCTTTCTTGGCATCTTCAATGCAACCAACCTATACAAGGGCATAAAAATATTGGCCAAACAATAAGcaaaaaaacaagaaaagaaattgAGGAGTAGTCCTCATTCTGCATAATTTCTAAGCGGTACTATCTTTTTAGAAAAAAACAATTACACAACCCTGTAACCTTAATGCTATGAAGGTAGCTTAAATCTACTTGTAAGTTGTAGAATGGACATGAATCAGATATCTGGCTCAAAACTTGATCTGGTCAGAACACAACTTGAGTGAGGACATGACCGCCTCTTGTTTCGAAAATAAGTACAGAATCATTTTGAGTACTCTATAATAGTCCATATAGAGCTGCTTTAACAAATACCACGTAGAGGTGATATTAGTGAAATTAGGTGTTAAACATTTgagatcaattttttattttattttctctaaaAAGCAccaatttaaaaattttgatcattCCATACTGTCCCTTCACATTCTGACTATTCCATCTAATTTCATGCACAGGATTTCTACCACATAGCCCTTGAGGTGCTCTGCTATTTGGCTTGGGACTAAGACCAACATTATACAGCTTGACTTGCTTCGAAATTTGTTCTCCAAGATCAGATTGCAAGTGAATCAAGTCCTCATTCATTGCATATGTTAATTACAATTCAGATATAGGAAGACATGACATCAATCACATATGATGCCAACAAAAAATAAGGGCATCTTACTTGAGGCTTCATAAGAGAAACCAagctaatttcaaattataatgcAGGATAAAGAAAAGGTAATATATGTTGTGCAAATTTTCCATTCTGGAACCAAGTATACAATATCAGCaaatggaaaaagaaaaaaataatgcttCCAAGTTTAGCTGAaactttaaaagaataaatttaacgtGCTGAGAAATGTGTAGACAAGTAAATAGGTTCCGCATTCCCTAATAAGATCACGGGCTAATGCATGTTACCATTAGACGCCCAAATGATACGATGGCTTTATAAAATTGAGACAGCTAAATCGATCCATAAATACTTACTTGGTGAATGACCTTGACACCTGCACGATGAGCTTCAGAAACAAGCTCTTTTGGGAAGTCTCCCCATGAAACTTGCAATACTGCAACCTTTTCATCCAACACAGCTTTCAAATTTTCTTTGTGTGGAAATGATAGAACAATGCCAACACCAAATTGTTTGTCTGTCAGGGCTCTAGTTTCCCGTATCAACTCCCTTAGATGGTCAGGTGCCTCCTGGAAAAATTAAAACTGTAACCTGATTTAAATTGCTAAAAGAACTCGAAAAGAAACtacaaaatctcttcaaagtaatTGCGTTACCaggaaatatgtatatatatttgtaacaACAAATTATGGAGGGCTTGAAATTCACGAGGAGGAGCTAATTCTCCTTTTTAACTTCTTGACGGTGTCAGGAAGCAGATTTGGTCTTCGTGCCATCAATCATAAGCCCAAAACATCTACTATTACTCTTCTATTTTCTATAGTTCCAACATACAGAAGCAAACTAGCATGAAGACATGTTAAATTCGCAGTAACGTGCAATTTCTGTTCCAAGATTTACCCATTCCTGTCTTCCTGGACAATCGAATTGCTGTATACTATGATCGAAAAGAAAATGATGACAAAAGCATCGATTACAGCAAGAAAAGAGACGCTTTTGGTGATAAGTTCAAGAACTTCTTCCACATAAAGAACGTGCAAATATGTGATTTTAGGATGAACGATTAGAGACGAGGGGAGGAGGTACCCAATCGGGGGCTCGGAGGATACCGATGGCCCCGGCGTTAGCGACGGCAGCTACGAGTTCCGGACCGGAGACGTCGGGGCCGAGGGGTCCCTGCACGACGCCGTAATCGAAGCCGAGTATGCCTTTCCACCCCATCGAAACCAGCGTGCGTCGGAGAACGGCAAACACGAGAGGAGACGTGACATTGTGAGCAGCTATTAGGGTTGGAGACGGCGATGGAAGGGTGAACGTAAGCAACGATGTCAGCAGCCGGCGGCGCCGCCTCAGATTACTTCTTTTCGATCGATAATGTCCCAACAAAATTAATTAGTCACTTACTTACCATTGGGGTGGATGAATATTTTTAGATTTCTGAATCAATAATTTCAAGGATAAGTTAGATAAAGAATTCAAGCATGGACTTCTCCATGAATTAAAAACTATTACTTATTTAAGGATCGATCTCAAGTTCTTGGTTTAGGATGGTGCTAGAAAAGAAAATTCGATACATCAAGAATTATACGATCATCGAAGGCTATATTCATCATCGCACATAGTCAGATCGAGAGAGATATATAAACATTATATACGTGATCGATCAATCAATCATATGAACCTCGTGATTAGCAAGCATAATCTAAACTATGCCAACCAATGATTTGATCCAAAACGGTTGATGATTTTCGAATAATAATTATCTCTAAGGGACATTTGTTACGAACGTTCTTGATTTagtttttataaatttaattctCTATAAACAATGACttgaattaaaattaattaaaattagttAAATTCGAATCatcaatatgagaaaaaaaatatatttattaattttaaaattattttatatgattATTTCCTTTAGTTGCTATTCTAAAATTAAAAAACGTCTTTAGtgatttttttcttcaaatttttgcgtatttattttataaaattagggGTTATTGTTGACGTCAAGAGACACTCAAACTTGCCATGAATTCATTAATAAatactctaaaaataaaaaaatcacaaacaCCCAAATTATAAGCCAAGCCGGTATCTTTCTCTCAAGTCAATGTCTGCCACCACTCGTGCACCAAGTTTGAAGGTCCCACCGTCACAAAACTTGGGCGC comes from the Musa acuminata AAA Group cultivar baxijiao chromosome BXJ1-10, Cavendish_Baxijiao_AAA, whole genome shotgun sequence genome and includes:
- the LOC103969132 gene encoding uncharacterized protein LOC103969132, whose product is MGWKGILGFDYGVVQGPLGPDVSGPELVAAVANAGAIGILRAPDWEAPDHLRELIRETRALTDKQFGVGIVLSFPHKENLKAVLDEKVAVLQVSWGDFPKELVSEAHRAGVKVIHQVGCIEDAKKAKCAGVDAIVVQGHEAGGHVLGQDGLISLLPRVVDLVSDCDIPVIAAGGIVDARGYVAALVLGARGVCLGTRFLATLESFAHPHYKQKLIESDKTEFTNIFGRSRWPGAPQRVLQTPFFNEWRHLPEHENEENQPVIGLSTIHGVPKEIRRFAGTVPNPTTTGNVDCMAMYAGEGVGLIKEILPAGEVVKSLVEEAQYIIQQKFSHG